Proteins from a single region of Flavobacterium sp. YJ01:
- a CDS encoding homogentisate 1,2-dioxygenase has product MPLYHKLGDFPQKRHTQFEKPNGGFYYEQLFGTEGFHGHSSLSYHVHRPTQVKEILNSYSVEPKIAIGKNIKSLLFKGFELKPENDFLDSRKAMLVNKDCIIGLAAPKESLRNYFYKNADADEMLFIHKGKGKLRTMLGNIPFEYGDYLIIPRGIIYQIEFETEENRLFYVESYSPFYTPKRYKNQSGQHLEHSPFCERDFILPSELETHDEKGDFLIKIKKEGMIHEVVYATHPFDVVGWDGYNFPYGFSIHNFEPITGRVHQPPPVHQTFETATFVVCSFCPRLYDYHPKAIPAPYNHSNIDSDEVLYYVDGDFMSRNNIEQGHITLHPKGIPHGPAPGAMERSIGHKETQELAVMVDTFRPLMVTEEAMGLDDGKYYKSWTE; this is encoded by the coding sequence ATGCCATTATATCACAAACTCGGAGATTTTCCGCAAAAGCGACACACCCAATTTGAAAAACCAAACGGAGGTTTTTACTACGAACAATTGTTTGGAACAGAAGGTTTTCACGGACATTCTTCACTTTCATATCATGTTCACAGACCAACGCAGGTTAAAGAAATTTTAAACTCTTATTCGGTTGAACCAAAAATTGCAATCGGAAAAAACATAAAATCATTACTTTTTAAAGGTTTTGAATTAAAACCAGAAAACGACTTTTTGGATAGTAGAAAAGCAATGTTGGTCAATAAAGACTGTATTATTGGTTTGGCTGCGCCAAAAGAATCCCTTCGAAATTATTTCTACAAAAATGCCGATGCCGATGAAATGCTTTTCATCCATAAAGGAAAAGGAAAATTGAGAACCATGCTTGGGAATATTCCATTTGAGTATGGCGATTATTTGATTATTCCGCGCGGTATTATTTACCAAATAGAATTTGAAACGGAAGAAAACCGACTATTTTATGTAGAATCTTATTCTCCATTTTACACTCCAAAACGATATAAAAACCAATCAGGTCAGCATTTAGAACATTCTCCATTTTGCGAGCGTGATTTTATTTTGCCAAGCGAATTGGAAACTCACGACGAAAAAGGTGATTTTTTAATTAAAATCAAAAAAGAAGGCATGATTCACGAAGTGGTTTATGCAACACATCCATTTGATGTTGTGGGTTGGGACGGATATAATTTCCCATACGGATTTTCGATTCACAATTTTGAACCTATAACGGGGCGTGTTCACCAACCGCCTCCGGTACACCAAACTTTTGAAACGGCTACTTTTGTCGTTTGTTCTTTCTGCCCAAGACTTTACGATTATCATCCGAAAGCAATTCCGGCGCCATACAATCACAGTAATATAGATTCTGACGAAGTTCTATATTATGTAGATGGCGATTTTATGAGTCGTAATAATATCGAGCAAGGTCATATTACTTTACATCCAAAAGGAATTCCGCATGGACCAGCGCCAGGCGCAATGGAACGTAGCATTGGTCACAAAGAAACTCAGGAATTAGCCGTAATGGTTGATACTTTCCGTCCGCTTATGGTTACGGAAGAGGCTATGGGATTGGATGATGGAAAATATTACAAATCTTGGACGGAATAA
- a CDS encoding VWA domain-containing protein → MRNLNFFMMAFLVLTIFSCKKAYAPDEAADSTEIAVTTTDLVEEENYIPDTNSESYAGLEENPFESPLKAPLSTFSIDVDNASYTNIRRFINEGQKVPKDAVRVEEMINFFKYKYPQPDGPHPFSINTEYSDCPWNKNSRLLKIGLQGKDVPMENLPATNLVFLVDVSGSMDEPNKLPLLKESMKILVKELRSTDRVSIVVYAGSAGVVLEPTSGENKDEIMDAFDDLHAGGSTAGGEGIELAYKLAQQNFIKGGNNRVVIATDGDFNVGASSDDDMLKLIEQKRESGVFLTVLGFGMGNYKDSKMEILADKGNGNYAYIDNIQEANRFLGKEFKGSMFAIAKDVKIQIEFNPKHVKAYRLIGYENRKLNAEDFKNDKIDAGELGSGHSVTALYEVIPTGVESDYIPSDLKYTKTKKSEGNYSDELATVKFRYKKPDGNKSNEIINVIADKKTELKNSSPDFKFTTAVSWFGLKLRDSKYIANSSSSDIKNLAKSGLSNDEEGYRSEFIRLVDAVN, encoded by the coding sequence ATGAGAAATCTGAATTTCTTTATGATGGCATTCCTCGTACTTACTATTTTCAGCTGTAAGAAAGCGTATGCACCAGACGAAGCTGCTGATTCGACAGAAATCGCAGTAACAACAACCGATTTGGTTGAAGAAGAAAATTACATTCCTGATACTAATTCAGAAAGCTACGCAGGATTAGAAGAAAACCCATTTGAATCTCCGCTTAAAGCGCCACTTTCTACTTTTTCTATTGATGTCGATAATGCATCGTATACCAATATTCGCCGATTTATAAACGAAGGGCAAAAAGTTCCTAAAGATGCCGTTCGTGTTGAAGAAATGATCAACTTTTTTAAATACAAATATCCGCAGCCAGATGGTCCGCATCCATTTTCTATAAATACAGAATATAGCGATTGTCCGTGGAATAAAAACAGCCGATTGTTAAAAATTGGTTTGCAGGGAAAGGACGTTCCAATGGAAAATTTGCCGGCTACTAATTTGGTTTTTTTGGTGGATGTTTCGGGTTCAATGGATGAACCAAATAAATTACCATTATTAAAAGAATCAATGAAAATTTTGGTAAAAGAACTTCGCAGTACAGACCGAGTTTCGATTGTGGTTTATGCAGGTTCGGCTGGTGTAGTTTTAGAGCCAACTTCTGGAGAAAATAAAGATGAAATTATGGATGCTTTTGATGATTTGCATGCAGGCGGAAGTACGGCAGGAGGAGAAGGAATCGAATTAGCGTACAAATTAGCACAGCAGAATTTTATCAAAGGAGGAAATAATAGAGTAGTGATAGCTACTGATGGTGATTTTAATGTTGGTGCTTCAAGCGACGATGATATGTTGAAATTAATTGAACAAAAAAGAGAGTCTGGTGTTTTCTTAACCGTTTTAGGATTTGGAATGGGAAATTACAAAGACAGTAAAATGGAAATTCTAGCTGATAAAGGAAACGGAAATTACGCTTATATTGATAATATTCAAGAAGCAAATCGTTTTCTTGGAAAAGAATTTAAAGGCTCAATGTTTGCTATCGCGAAAGATGTAAAAATTCAAATCGAATTTAATCCGAAACATGTTAAGGCGTATCGATTGATTGGATATGAAAACCGAAAATTAAATGCAGAAGATTTTAAAAATGATAAAATTGATGCAGGAGAATTGGGCAGCGGACATTCGGTTACAGCTTTGTATGAAGTTATTCCGACAGGTGTAGAAAGTGATTATATTCCATCTGATTTGAAATATACCAAAACGAAGAAAAGCGAAGGAAATTACAGTGATGAATTGGCAACAGTGAAATTTAGATATAAAAAACCTGATGGCAATAAAAGCAATGAAATAATAAATGTTATTGCAGATAAGAAAACAGAGCTGAAAAACAGCTCGCCAGATTTCAAATTTACAACTGCTGTTTCGTGGTTCGGACTGAAATTGCGTGATTCAAAATATATTGCAAACAGCTCAAGTTCTGATATTAAAAATTTGGCAAAATCAGGATTATCTAATGATGAAGAAGGTTATCGATCTGAATTTATAAGATTAGTTGATGCAGTGAATTAA
- a CDS encoding 5-formyltetrahydrofolate cyclo-ligase, producing the protein MPTNKKELRIEYKKFRKALSFDEIEEKSLAIANQLIQMPIWDKIYYHVFLPIEEQKEVNTEFILHLLSGKDKEILISKSDFDTRKMTHFLLTDNTKIKKNEYNIPEPVDGIEVPSSKVEVVFVPLLGFDVFGNRIGYGKGFYDKFLAECKPETIKIGLSFFEAVNQIDDVFESDIKLDFCVTPEKIYQFE; encoded by the coding sequence ATGCCGACGAATAAAAAAGAACTTCGAATAGAATATAAAAAATTCCGTAAAGCACTTTCTTTTGATGAAATAGAAGAAAAAAGTCTGGCGATCGCCAATCAATTAATCCAAATGCCAATTTGGGATAAAATTTATTATCATGTTTTTCTTCCAATAGAAGAACAAAAAGAAGTTAATACCGAATTTATTTTGCATTTGCTTTCAGGAAAAGACAAAGAAATCTTAATTTCTAAAAGTGATTTTGACACCAGAAAAATGACTCATTTTCTTCTTACAGATAATACTAAAATCAAAAAAAATGAATATAATATTCCAGAACCTGTTGACGGAATTGAAGTTCCTTCTTCTAAAGTTGAAGTAGTTTTTGTACCGCTTTTGGGTTTTGATGTTTTCGGAAACCGAATTGGATATGGAAAAGGTTTTTACGATAAATTCCTTGCCGAATGTAAACCTGAAACCATCAAAATCGGACTTTCATTTTTTGAAGCTGTAAATCAGATTGATGATGTTTTTGAATCGGATATTAAATTAGATTTTTGCGTTACGCCGGAGAAAATTTATCAGTTTGAATAA
- a CDS encoding tetratricopeptide repeat protein has protein sequence MKNILYLFLLISQVFFAQGRFASANALYQKGQYKEAVQVYENIVKEDKLHSAELYFNLGNCYYKLNQVAPSIYNYEKALVLKPNDPETLNNLKFAKKLTIDEIKEVPKVGFAKLIQNFTSIFDYNEWAKIAVAIGFIFLLSFIGYYFSKATLAKRIYFVAMFIFLVAFALSISAAVSEKRHFDNDRVAIVFSEMSQVRAKPEKSANGIILLHEGAKVYVLESVAGWRKVELTDGTQGWIDSLTIKEVK, from the coding sequence ATGAAAAATATACTCTATCTCTTTTTATTAATCTCGCAGGTTTTCTTTGCGCAAGGACGCTTTGCATCGGCAAATGCGCTTTACCAAAAAGGGCAATATAAAGAAGCCGTTCAGGTTTACGAAAACATAGTGAAAGAAGATAAATTACATTCTGCCGAACTGTATTTTAATCTTGGTAATTGCTATTATAAATTAAATCAAGTAGCGCCTTCGATTTATAATTATGAAAAAGCTTTAGTGCTAAAACCAAACGATCCTGAGACTTTAAACAATTTAAAGTTTGCCAAAAAATTGACTATTGATGAAATTAAAGAAGTTCCAAAAGTTGGTTTTGCAAAACTGATTCAGAACTTTACTTCTATTTTTGACTATAACGAATGGGCAAAAATTGCAGTTGCTATCGGTTTTATCTTTTTACTGAGTTTTATTGGCTATTATTTTTCAAAAGCTACACTTGCCAAAAGAATTTACTTTGTCGCAATGTTTATTTTTTTAGTTGCTTTTGCTTTAAGCATATCTGCTGCTGTTTCTGAAAAACGTCATTTTGATAACGATCGTGTAGCCATTGTTTTTTCTGAAATGAGTCAAGTTCGGGCAAAACCAGAAAAATCTGCAAATGGCATTATTTTATTGCATGAAGGGGCAAAAGTATATGTTTTAGAAAGTGTTGCCGGTTGGAGAAAAGTAGAATTAACAGACGGAACTCAAGGCTGGATTGATTCTTTGACAATTAAAGAAGTGAAGTAA
- a CDS encoding BatD family protein, translating into MKRYLILFLITFQGLIAQVQFEARVSKNTLGVNERLRIDFIMNVDGDNFEQPSFDGFRMVAGPSQQISQSWVNGRSSFQKIYSYILQPERKGVVMIKQAAIEYNGQVYKTNPIKVTVTNAVAQERDPNDRPPGSPNELLTLVAEISKTNPYLNEPITVVYKLYFNNIGVNRFKELAKPKYNDFWNQNIEIKQLQIEEGSYQGQRCYSVILKKTVLYPQKSGRLTIDPLSLDIEIEMASNRRDMFGQMITTQGNKVVSAGAKTINVKPLPETGKPEGFTGAVGKLNFTVTPSKTTLKNGEGLDLIVSAQGTGNMKLFTLPKPVVPNALEMYDPVHDESVTTSLAGMSGRITDKYTIVPQYRGKYAIKPMQFSYFDLSTGSYKTITSKEIMIDVLDGPTPAEANTGSASKNAVAQTDHFKNIKSKTVLIPITKKEFYGSNLYLGLLFAPFIIIPLIILAKKRKEAIDSDVTGNRIRMNNKLAKKYLSQAKKHLNNKEPFYIALEKAMHNFLKAKLHIETSEMSKDNIRELLLSRNANAETVQDFITLTENCEFARYAPASSASIQQDYDKAVLIISALEKQIV; encoded by the coding sequence ATGAAAAGATATTTAATTCTATTTCTAATCACATTTCAAGGACTTATAGCTCAAGTACAATTTGAAGCCAGAGTCAGCAAAAATACACTTGGAGTAAACGAAAGACTTCGTATAGATTTCATTATGAATGTTGACGGAGATAACTTCGAACAGCCTTCTTTTGACGGATTTAGAATGGTCGCTGGGCCAAGCCAACAAATCAGTCAGTCTTGGGTAAACGGACGAAGCTCTTTTCAAAAAATATATTCTTATATCTTACAACCTGAAAGGAAAGGAGTTGTAATGATTAAACAGGCCGCTATAGAATATAATGGTCAAGTTTACAAAACAAATCCGATAAAAGTTACGGTTACCAATGCCGTTGCACAAGAAAGAGATCCAAACGACAGACCTCCAGGATCTCCTAATGAATTATTGACTTTAGTTGCAGAAATTTCTAAAACAAATCCGTATCTAAACGAACCGATTACAGTAGTTTACAAACTATACTTTAATAATATTGGGGTAAACCGTTTTAAAGAGCTTGCGAAACCTAAATACAATGATTTCTGGAATCAGAATATCGAAATTAAACAATTACAGATTGAAGAAGGAAGTTATCAAGGTCAGAGATGTTATTCTGTAATCTTGAAAAAAACCGTTTTATATCCGCAAAAGTCCGGAAGATTGACAATTGATCCTCTTTCGTTAGATATTGAAATAGAAATGGCTTCCAATCGTCGTGATATGTTTGGTCAAATGATTACGACACAAGGTAACAAAGTGGTTTCTGCTGGAGCAAAAACAATCAATGTAAAACCGCTTCCTGAAACTGGAAAACCAGAAGGTTTTACTGGAGCTGTTGGAAAATTGAATTTTACAGTTACTCCATCAAAAACTACACTTAAAAACGGTGAAGGACTTGACTTAATTGTGAGCGCGCAAGGAACTGGAAACATGAAGTTATTTACGCTTCCAAAACCAGTTGTTCCAAATGCATTAGAAATGTATGATCCTGTCCATGATGAAAGTGTAACCACTTCTTTGGCTGGAATGTCTGGAAGAATTACAGATAAATACACAATTGTTCCGCAATACAGGGGAAAATATGCGATTAAACCAATGCAGTTTTCTTATTTCGATTTAAGTACAGGTTCATACAAAACCATTACTTCAAAAGAAATTATGATTGACGTTTTAGATGGACCAACGCCTGCAGAAGCAAATACAGGATCGGCATCTAAAAATGCAGTTGCTCAAACAGATCATTTCAAAAACATTAAATCTAAAACAGTTTTAATTCCAATTACTAAAAAAGAGTTTTACGGTTCTAATTTGTATTTAGGATTATTATTTGCTCCGTTCATCATTATTCCGCTTATTATTTTAGCTAAGAAAAGAAAAGAAGCCATTGACAGTGATGTTACTGGAAATAGAATTAGAATGAACAATAAACTGGCGAAGAAATATTTATCGCAAGCGAAGAAACATCTTAACAACAAAGAGCCTTTCTATATTGCATTAGAAAAAGCGATGCATAATTTCTTAAAAGCCAAACTGCATATTGAAACTTCAGAAATGAGTAAAGACAATATCAGAGAATTATTATTGTCAAGAAATGCAAATGCAGAGACGGTTCAAGACTTTATAACTTTGACTGAAAACTGCGAATTTGCACGTTATGCACCAGCATCAAGCGCTTCGATTCAGCAAGATTATGACAAAGCCGTTTTGATTATTTCTGCATTAGAAAAACAAATTGTTTAA
- a CDS encoding patatin-like phospholipase family protein, which translates to MRQNLFSILNIKSKGFSPNTLWKEISMIFVLLMLFSQNSFSQETKKDSIKRPKIGLVLSGGGAKGFAHIGVLKVLEEAGIKIDYIGGTSMGSVIGGLYASGYNASQIDSIFKKTNFDELINDYIPRSSKNFYGKKNDELYAIVLPFSNFRVGIPEALSKGMYNYNLLSSLTRNVRHIRDFNKLPTPFLCIGTNIETGEEVLLNKGNLVQAMMASAAFPSLFTPVEIDGNLLVDGGVVNNYPIEEVRKLGADIIIGVDVQDDLMKRKNLKNATRILVQITNLQSIDKMKNKIKNTDVYIKPDIRDFGVISFDRGEEIIRKGEEAAFAVYEKIKALADETTFYKKPKLKVASDTIQIQKINTDKLDNYTKEYIRGKLRFKPGSTITYNGLKTGINNLNATQNFSTISYCLQPDGEKDDLDLVLKENPTQTFLKLGLHYDGLYKSGILLNLTHKKTFLKNDVTSLDIILGDNFRYDFNYYVENGFNISFGFRSRLNQFNRNVTTSLSNLVTQNPNVNLINVDFMDVNNQAYFQTIFVQKFLMGGGLEYKYLKINSPTLANEDNIIDKSNYFSAFAYLKYDSFDDKYYPSSGLYFSTDLQTYLASSDYTKTFKPFSIAKAEVSFVNTLFNRATFKIDADAGFTFGNSSVPFFDFILGGYGYSKINNFNYFYGYDFLSIAGNSYIKTGITLDYEILRKNHINLSANFANLGNNIFSDVDWISMPKYTGYAVGYGLETIIGPIEIKQSWSPEMSRSFTWFSIGFLF; encoded by the coding sequence ATGCGCCAAAATCTATTTTCAATTTTAAATATCAAATCAAAAGGGTTCTCTCCAAATACACTTTGGAAAGAAATTTCTATGATATTTGTATTGCTGATGCTTTTTTCGCAAAACTCTTTTTCGCAAGAAACAAAAAAAGACAGCATTAAAAGGCCAAAAATTGGTTTGGTTTTGAGTGGCGGCGGCGCGAAGGGTTTTGCACATATTGGTGTTCTGAAAGTTTTGGAAGAAGCTGGAATCAAAATTGATTATATTGGAGGAACAAGCATGGGATCTGTCATTGGCGGACTTTACGCATCTGGTTACAATGCCTCTCAAATTGATTCTATTTTTAAGAAAACCAATTTCGACGAATTAATAAACGATTATATACCAAGATCTTCTAAGAATTTTTACGGTAAAAAGAATGACGAATTGTATGCGATAGTTTTGCCTTTTAGCAATTTTAGAGTCGGTATCCCTGAAGCGCTTTCAAAAGGAATGTACAATTATAATTTATTGAGCAGTTTAACCAGAAATGTTCGTCACATTCGTGATTTCAACAAACTGCCAACTCCTTTTTTATGTATCGGAACTAATATTGAAACTGGAGAAGAAGTTTTATTGAATAAAGGAAATCTCGTTCAGGCTATGATGGCAAGTGCGGCTTTTCCTTCCTTATTTACTCCAGTAGAAATTGACGGGAATTTATTGGTCGACGGCGGAGTTGTAAACAATTATCCTATTGAAGAAGTACGAAAACTTGGAGCCGATATTATTATTGGAGTTGACGTTCAGGACGATTTAATGAAGAGAAAAAACCTGAAAAATGCTACTCGAATTTTGGTTCAGATTACCAATCTTCAGTCGATTGATAAAATGAAAAACAAAATAAAAAACACCGATGTCTACATTAAACCAGACATTCGTGACTTTGGTGTAATTTCATTTGATCGAGGTGAAGAAATTATTCGAAAAGGTGAAGAAGCTGCTTTTGCTGTTTATGAAAAAATTAAAGCATTAGCCGACGAAACTACTTTTTATAAAAAACCAAAATTAAAAGTTGCGTCAGACACGATTCAAATTCAAAAAATCAATACCGATAAACTAGATAATTATACCAAAGAATATATTCGCGGTAAACTTCGTTTTAAACCCGGAAGCACTATTACATATAATGGTCTTAAAACTGGAATTAACAATTTGAATGCCACACAAAACTTTAGCACTATTTCGTATTGTCTGCAGCCAGATGGCGAAAAAGATGATTTGGATTTGGTTTTAAAAGAAAATCCAACACAGACTTTTTTAAAGCTCGGACTTCATTACGACGGACTTTATAAAAGTGGTATTTTATTGAATTTGACTCATAAAAAAACATTCTTAAAAAACGATGTCACTTCGCTGGATATAATTTTAGGAGATAATTTCAGATATGATTTCAATTATTATGTCGAAAATGGTTTTAATATCAGTTTTGGTTTTCGTTCGAGGTTGAATCAATTTAATAGAAATGTAACCACGAGTTTAAGTAATTTGGTAACGCAAAATCCAAATGTCAACTTAATTAATGTTGATTTTATGGATGTGAATAATCAAGCTTATTTTCAGACTATTTTTGTTCAGAAATTTTTAATGGGCGGCGGTTTAGAATATAAATATTTAAAAATAAATTCGCCAACACTTGCCAATGAAGATAATATAATAGACAAAAGCAATTATTTTAGCGCTTTTGCCTATCTAAAATACGATTCGTTTGATGATAAATATTATCCAAGTTCAGGTTTGTATTTTTCTACAGATTTGCAAACCTATCTAGCATCTTCAGATTACACTAAAACTTTTAAACCTTTTTCTATTGCAAAAGCCGAAGTGTCTTTTGTGAATACTTTATTTAATAGAGCAACTTTTAAGATTGATGCCGATGCAGGATTTACTTTCGGAAACTCAAGTGTTCCTTTCTTTGATTTTATTTTGGGCGGTTACGGTTACAGCAAAATAAATAACTTCAATTATTTTTATGGCTATGATTTCTTGAGCATTGCAGGAAATAGCTACATCAAAACAGGAATTACGTTGGATTACGAAATTTTAAGAAAAAACCACATTAATCTTTCTGCCAATTTTGCCAATCTTGGAAACAATATTTTTTCTGATGTTGACTGGATTTCAATGCCAAAATATACCGGTTATGCTGTAGGTTATGGATTAGAAACCATTATTGGTCCAATCGAAATTAAGCAATCTTGGTCTCCAGAAATGTCTAGAAGCTTTACTTGGTTTAGCATTGGCTTCTTGTTTTAG
- a CDS encoding succinylglutamate desuccinylase/aspartoacylase family protein has translation MKNSTPLVIFGESILPGEHRTINVEIARLHTTTKLNIPVIVRRSKHDGPTILFSAGIHGDEINGVEIVRQIISKKINRPSRGTIICIPVINMYGFVNKSREFPDGRDLNRVFPGSKKGSLASRFAYHIVEEILPILDYAVDFHAGGASRFNAPQIRITENNPELKVLADIFNAPFTLYSKNINGSFRKTSENANVKMLLFEGGKSLDINNEIANQGVLGTKRLLRYLDMLDPKQIAEPALTSSIYIKQSVWLRAKCSGLLHDFNLVGKYVTKGTILAIITDPFGKFEQKVKAPHDGYVINANHSPIVYEGDAIYHLSKTPDNADE, from the coding sequence ATGAAAAATAGTACTCCATTGGTTATTTTTGGCGAATCGATTTTGCCGGGAGAACACAGAACCATAAACGTCGAAATTGCTCGACTGCATACTACAACCAAGTTGAATATTCCTGTAATCGTGCGCCGTTCCAAGCATGACGGTCCGACAATTTTATTTTCTGCCGGAATTCATGGCGACGAAATAAACGGTGTTGAAATTGTTCGTCAGATTATCAGCAAGAAAATAAATAGGCCTTCTCGCGGAACCATAATCTGCATTCCTGTCATCAATATGTATGGTTTTGTCAATAAATCTCGTGAGTTTCCGGACGGACGCGATTTAAATCGCGTTTTTCCAGGAAGTAAAAAAGGTTCGCTTGCCAGCCGATTTGCGTATCATATTGTTGAAGAAATTCTGCCAATTTTAGATTATGCTGTCGATTTTCATGCAGGTGGAGCGAGTCGTTTTAATGCGCCTCAAATTAGAATTACCGAAAATAACCCTGAATTAAAAGTTTTGGCAGATATTTTTAATGCGCCTTTTACACTTTATTCTAAAAATATAAATGGTTCATTCAGAAAAACTTCTGAAAATGCGAATGTAAAAATGCTTCTTTTTGAAGGCGGAAAATCTTTAGACATTAATAACGAAATAGCAAATCAAGGTGTTTTAGGAACTAAACGTCTGCTTCGTTATTTAGATATGCTCGATCCAAAACAGATTGCTGAGCCAGCTTTGACGTCTTCTATTTATATAAAACAATCGGTTTGGCTTCGTGCAAAGTGTTCGGGTTTGCTGCATGATTTTAATTTGGTTGGAAAATATGTAACCAAAGGCACTATCTTAGCGATTATTACAGATCCGTTTGGGAAATTTGAACAGAAAGTCAAAGCGCCTCATGATGGCTATGTAATTAATGCCAACCATTCGCCAATTGTTTATGAAGGCGACGCTATTTATCATTTATCTAAAACGCCCGACAATGCCGACGAATAA
- the uvrC gene encoding excinuclease ABC subunit UvrC gives MQKPALDLQILTLPDNPGVYQYYDKDGKILYVGKAKNLKKRVSSYFNKIHDTAKTNVLVKKIVTIKHIVVPTETDALLLENNLIKTLQPRYNVLLRDDKSYPWICIKKEPFSRIFLTRRMVKDGSEYFGPYTNFKMVHTILDLIKELYPLRTCNYDLSESNINSGKFKVCLEYHIGNCKGPCEGLEPLEEYQRQVNAIREILKGNFKESLKDFKKLMNTYAQNLQFEEAQKIKEKIEVLENYQSRSTIINPKITNIDVFSIVSDESAAYVNFLQISHGSIIRSHTLEIKKKLDESDEELLELAIVELRERFQLLSKEIIVPFELDLGENIKVTVPQLGDKKQILDLSIRNAKFYRIEQLKQLQIVDPDRHVNRIMAQMQKDLRLPVEPRHIECFDNSNIQGTNPVAACVVFKDGKPSKKDYRHFNVKTVEGPDDFASMTEIVGRRYKRLLEENEPLPQLIIIDGGKGQLSAALKSIDELGLRGKVAIIGIAKRLEELFYPGDSIPLYLDKKSETLKVIQQLRNEAHRFGITFHRDKRSKSALNSSVESIPGIGEKTMLALIQHFKSVKRLKLATEKEISDVVGVSRAKKIVAFYHPKEN, from the coding sequence ATGCAAAAACCGGCTTTAGATCTTCAAATTTTAACCTTGCCAGACAATCCAGGTGTTTATCAATATTACGATAAAGATGGAAAAATCTTGTACGTTGGAAAAGCAAAAAATCTAAAAAAAAGGGTTTCATCTTATTTTAATAAAATTCACGATACCGCTAAAACAAACGTTTTGGTCAAAAAAATCGTGACTATAAAACATATCGTTGTTCCCACAGAAACCGATGCGCTTTTATTAGAAAATAATTTAATTAAAACGCTTCAGCCAAGATATAATGTGCTGTTGCGCGATGACAAAAGTTATCCGTGGATCTGCATTAAAAAAGAACCTTTTTCGAGAATATTTTTAACTAGAAGAATGGTTAAAGATGGTTCTGAATATTTTGGACCTTATACCAATTTCAAAATGGTGCACACTATTTTGGATTTAATTAAAGAATTGTATCCGCTTCGAACTTGCAATTATGATTTAAGCGAATCGAATATCAATTCTGGAAAATTTAAAGTGTGTTTAGAATATCACATTGGAAATTGTAAAGGTCCGTGCGAAGGTTTAGAACCTTTGGAAGAATATCAAAGACAAGTCAATGCGATTCGTGAAATCTTGAAAGGAAATTTTAAAGAAAGTTTAAAAGATTTCAAGAAATTGATGAATACTTACGCGCAAAATTTACAATTTGAAGAAGCGCAAAAAATCAAAGAAAAGATTGAAGTTTTAGAAAATTACCAATCCAGATCAACCATCATCAATCCAAAAATCACCAACATTGACGTTTTCTCAATTGTTTCTGACGAAAGTGCCGCTTATGTCAACTTTTTGCAGATTTCTCATGGTTCGATTATTCGTTCGCATACTTTAGAAATAAAGAAAAAACTCGATGAAAGCGACGAAGAATTATTAGAATTAGCGATTGTAGAATTGCGTGAGCGTTTTCAATTGTTATCAAAAGAAATCATTGTTCCGTTTGAATTGGATTTAGGCGAAAATATTAAAGTAACTGTTCCGCAGCTTGGAGACAAAAAGCAGATTCTGGACTTATCGATTCGAAATGCCAAATTCTATCGCATTGAACAATTGAAACAATTGCAAATCGTAGATCCAGATCGTCATGTAAATCGAATTATGGCGCAAATGCAAAAAGATTTACGTCTTCCTGTTGAGCCTCGACATATAGAATGTTTTGATAACTCGAATATTCAGGGAACAAATCCGGTTGCGGCTTGTGTTGTTTTTAAAGACGGGAAACCAAGCAAAAAAGATTATCGCCATTTTAATGTGAAAACCGTTGAAGGCCCAGATGATTTTGCTTCGATGACTGAAATTGTAGGCCGACGCTATAAAAGATTGTTGGAAGAAAACGAACCTTTACCTCAATTAATTATCATTGACGGTGGAAAAGGACAGCTTTCTGCCGCATTAAAAAGTATTGACGAATTAGGCTTACGCGGAAAAGTGGCCATTATCGGAATTGCAAAACGTCTCGAAGAACTTTTTTATCCTGGAGATTCGATTCCGTTATATTTAGATAAAAAATCTGAGACTTTAAAAGTAATTCAGCAATTGCGAAACGAAGCGCATAGATTCGGAATCACTTTTCATAGAGATAAAAGAAGCAAATCGGCTCTTAATTCTTCGGTAGAAAGCATTCCTGGAATTGGCGAAAAAACAATGTTGGCTTTAATCCAACATTTTAAAAGTGTTAAAAGATTAAAACTGGCTACAGAAAAAGAAATTTCAGACGTTGTAGGTGTTTCGAGAGCCAAGAAAATTGTTGCATTTTATCATCCAAAAGAAAACTAA